The Peribacillus simplex genome contains a region encoding:
- the spoVG gene encoding septation regulator SpoVG: MEVTDVRLRRVNTDGRMRAIASITLDNEFVVHDIRVIDGNNGLFVAMPSKRTPDGEFRDIAHPINSSTRGKIQEAVLTEYHRLGELETELEEAGAGAS; this comes from the coding sequence GAAGTAACTGACGTAAGATTACGCCGTGTGAATACGGATGGTCGTATGAGAGCTATCGCATCAATTACACTGGATAATGAATTTGTGGTTCATGATATTCGTGTGATCGACGGAAATAATGGTTTATTTGTAGCAATGCCAAGTAAACGAACTCCAGATGGAGAATTCCGGGATATCGCTCATCCAATCAATTCCTCGACACGCGGGAAAATTCAAGAAGCTGTCTTGACAGAATATCACCGATTGGGAGAACTTGAAACTGAATTAGAGGAAGCTGGAGCAGGTGCTTCTTAA
- the glmU gene encoding bifunctional UDP-N-acetylglucosamine diphosphorylase/glucosamine-1-phosphate N-acetyltransferase GlmU, giving the protein MSNRYAIILAAGQGTRMKSKLYKVLHPVCGKPMVQHVIDQVNQLQIEDIVTVIGHGAEKVQEQLGDSCKYALQEQQLGTAHAVMQAESALSVKSGTTLVICGDTPLIKAETMKELISLHEQSQAKATILTAYADNPAGYGRVLRGEGGLVEKIVEHKDATDEERYVKEINTGTYCFDNQALFSALKKVSNENVQGEYYLPDVIEILKEEGEVVTAFQSSDFEETLGVNDRVALSQAELILRKRINETHMRNGVTIIDPLTTFIEADVQIGQDTVINPGSFIKGKSIIGQDCLIGPNTEISNCEIGDGTEVLQSVVHESSIGSFVKIGPFAHVRPQSDIKDSVKIGNFVEIKKTVFGEGSKASHLSYIGDAEVGENVNIGCGSITVNYDGKNKYLTKIEDNVFIGCNSNLVAPVTVGEGAYVAAGSTITQDVPQEALSVARARQVNKEDYVKKLKFNK; this is encoded by the coding sequence ATGAGTAATCGCTATGCAATAATATTGGCCGCTGGGCAAGGTACTAGGATGAAATCTAAGCTTTATAAGGTTTTGCACCCTGTTTGCGGGAAACCAATGGTACAACATGTTATCGATCAAGTCAATCAACTTCAAATAGAAGATATTGTTACAGTCATCGGCCATGGAGCTGAAAAAGTACAAGAACAACTTGGTGATTCATGCAAGTATGCCTTACAAGAACAGCAATTAGGTACGGCACATGCTGTAATGCAAGCGGAAAGCGCTTTATCCGTAAAAAGTGGAACGACCCTTGTTATTTGCGGTGATACGCCCCTGATTAAAGCGGAAACGATGAAAGAGCTTATATCATTACATGAGCAAAGTCAGGCGAAAGCAACAATCTTAACAGCATATGCAGATAACCCTGCTGGTTATGGAAGGGTCCTTCGCGGTGAAGGCGGTCTTGTAGAAAAAATCGTCGAGCATAAGGATGCCACTGATGAAGAAAGATATGTTAAGGAAATAAATACCGGTACATATTGCTTCGATAACCAAGCATTATTCAGCGCGCTGAAAAAAGTTTCAAATGAAAATGTCCAGGGAGAATATTACTTACCGGATGTGATTGAAATCTTAAAAGAGGAAGGCGAAGTGGTGACGGCCTTCCAATCCAGTGATTTCGAGGAGACATTGGGTGTAAATGACCGAGTGGCTTTATCGCAGGCGGAGCTAATTTTACGGAAACGCATCAATGAAACGCATATGAGGAACGGTGTAACGATCATCGATCCGCTTACTACGTTCATTGAAGCTGATGTGCAAATCGGACAGGATACAGTCATTAACCCTGGGTCATTCATTAAAGGAAAAAGTATTATCGGGCAGGATTGCTTGATTGGCCCGAATACGGAAATCAGTAATTGTGAAATTGGTGATGGAACGGAAGTCCTCCAATCGGTTGTACACGAAAGCAGTATTGGAAGTTTTGTTAAAATCGGTCCATTCGCACATGTTAGACCTCAATCAGATATTAAGGATTCCGTTAAGATCGGTAATTTTGTCGAAATTAAAAAGACCGTTTTTGGCGAAGGAAGCAAGGCCTCTCACTTGAGTTATATTGGAGATGCAGAGGTTGGGGAGAATGTTAATATAGGCTGCGGATCTATTACCGTGAATTACGACGGGAAAAATAAATACCTGACGAAGATTGAAGACAATGTCTTCATAGGCTGCAATTCTAATCTGGTTGCACCCGTGACGGTAGGAGAAGGGGCATATGTAGCTGCTGGGTCAACCATCACTCAAGATGTACCGCAGGAAGCCCTATCCGTTGCCCGGGCTCGTCAAGTTAATAAAGAAGATTATGTCAAGAAATTGAAATTTAATAAATAA
- a CDS encoding ribose-phosphate diphosphokinase: protein MSNQYLDPNLKVFSLNSNFDLAQEIAAAIGVELGKCSVTSFSDGEVQINIEESIRGCDVYVIQSTSQPVNENLMELLIMIDALKRASAKTINIVMPYYGYARQDRKARAREPITAKLVANLLETAGAHRVITLDLHAPQIQGFFDILIDHLVAVPILADFFKEKDLSDIVIVSPDHGGVTRARKMADRLKAPIAIIDKRRPRPNVAEVMNIIGNIEGKTAILIDDIIDTAGTITLAANALVENGAKAVYACCTHPVLSGPAIERIQNSTIKELVVTNSIALSEDKKIDKITGLSVAPLIAEAIIRVHEEQSVSTLFD from the coding sequence ATGTCAAATCAGTATTTAGATCCTAATTTAAAAGTATTCTCTTTAAATTCAAACTTCGATTTAGCTCAGGAAATTGCTGCTGCAATCGGTGTTGAGCTTGGAAAATGTAGCGTAACAAGTTTCAGTGACGGTGAAGTTCAGATTAATATTGAAGAAAGTATTCGTGGCTGTGACGTTTACGTAATCCAATCAACAAGCCAACCAGTCAATGAAAATTTAATGGAACTTTTAATTATGATCGATGCTCTTAAACGTGCTTCAGCTAAAACGATCAATATTGTAATGCCATATTACGGTTATGCCCGACAAGATCGTAAAGCGCGTGCGCGTGAACCAATTACAGCTAAACTTGTCGCAAATCTTTTAGAAACGGCTGGTGCCCACCGTGTTATCACATTAGATCTTCACGCACCACAAATTCAAGGTTTCTTCGATATTCTGATCGATCACCTTGTTGCTGTTCCGATTTTAGCTGATTTCTTCAAAGAAAAAGATTTAAGTGATATCGTCATCGTTTCCCCAGATCATGGTGGTGTAACACGTGCCCGTAAAATGGCCGATCGCCTAAAAGCACCGATTGCCATTATCGATAAGCGCCGTCCAAGACCGAACGTGGCGGAAGTCATGAACATCATTGGTAATATTGAAGGGAAGACAGCAATACTGATTGATGACATCATCGATACTGCAGGCACTATTACACTAGCGGCCAATGCTCTTGTGGAGAATGGTGCTAAAGCAGTGTATGCTTGTTGTACACACCCAGTCCTTTCAGGCCCTGCCATCGAAAGAATTCAAAATTCAACGATCAAGGAATTGGTCGTGACTAACTCGATTGCCCTATCTGAAGATAAGAAAATCGATAAAATTACAGGACTTTCTGTAGCACCTTTGATTGCAGAGGCAATTATTCGTGTGCATGAGGAACAATCAGTCAGTACATTATTCGATTGA
- a CDS encoding sulfonate ABC transporter substrate-binding protein — MKKRKIWLLTIFSIFMLIVSACGQEKNSSTSADAKESDKTIRIGYQKFGTLNILKSKGELETHLKDVGYTVDWTEFPAGPQLLEALNVGSIDFGHTGEAPPIFAQAANAPLVYIANQPANPSGEAIVVQKDSPIKNVKDLKGKKVGLNKGSNVHYLLVKALEEAGLTLDDIQPVYLPPADARAAFEGNQIDAWVIWDPFLSAAELELETKTIQDGDGLVANREFFLATDSFAGNEEALKIIKEELIKVDKWIEENPRDVAEFLSPEIGMSVEALEKTLNRKEYGLEEISNGVLDDQQKIADTFYNLKLIPSKINVLDASADVKKN; from the coding sequence ATGAAAAAACGAAAGATATGGCTGCTGACCATCTTCAGCATCTTCATGCTGATAGTGAGTGCATGCGGGCAGGAAAAGAACAGTTCCACAAGTGCTGATGCAAAAGAATCGGATAAGACCATCCGAATCGGTTATCAAAAATTCGGGACATTAAATATTTTAAAATCAAAGGGAGAGTTGGAGACACATTTAAAGGATGTGGGTTATACAGTCGATTGGACTGAATTCCCTGCAGGACCTCAACTGCTTGAAGCCTTGAATGTCGGCAGCATTGATTTTGGGCACACAGGGGAGGCACCGCCGATATTTGCACAGGCAGCCAATGCGCCGCTTGTCTATATTGCCAATCAGCCGGCAAACCCATCAGGAGAGGCCATAGTCGTACAAAAGGATTCACCCATTAAAAATGTGAAAGATTTAAAGGGTAAGAAGGTTGGCTTGAATAAAGGTTCCAATGTTCATTACCTATTGGTTAAAGCGTTAGAGGAAGCAGGTCTTACTCTTGATGACATTCAGCCCGTCTACTTGCCGCCGGCTGATGCGAGGGCTGCTTTTGAAGGAAACCAAATCGATGCCTGGGTAATATGGGATCCATTTTTATCAGCGGCGGAATTGGAACTTGAAACGAAAACGATTCAGGATGGAGACGGACTGGTGGCGAATCGTGAATTCTTTTTGGCAACTGATTCATTTGCCGGGAACGAAGAGGCTTTGAAAATTATCAAAGAAGAACTGATAAAAGTTGATAAATGGATTGAAGAAAACCCAAGGGATGTTGCTGAGTTTCTATCTCCGGAAATTGGAATGAGTGTGGAGGCATTGGAAAAAACATTAAATAGAAAAGAATATGGACTTGAGGAGATTTCCAATGGGGTTTTGGATGATCAACAAAAGATTGCCGATACGTTTTACAATCTTAAATTAATCCCAAGCAAGATTAATGTTCTGGATGCATCTGCAGATGTTAAAAAAAATTAA